A region of Rhizobium grahamii DNA encodes the following proteins:
- the dinB gene encoding DNA polymerase IV, with protein sequence MSAMSDPAEIASSARIRKIIHIDMDAFYASVEQRDNPELRGKPVAVGGSAARGVVAAASYEARTFGVHSAMPSVTAKRKCPDLIFVTPRFDVYRAVSAQIREIFAEYTPMIEPLSLDEAYLDVTENLKGMEIATEIALEIRAKIKAVTGLNASAGISYNKFLAKTASDLNKPNGQAVITPKNGAAFVAQLPVKKFHGVGPATAEKMHRLGIETGADLREKDIEFLVQHFGKSGPYFYGIARGIEDRQVKPNRVRKSIGAEDTFAQDLYDYAPALEGLNPLIAKVWRYCEANNIRGKTVTLKVKYADFTQITRAKSTAQGFRSPEAIEETISNLLEAVFPTRKGVRLLGVTLSSLERQTDGSTTQLALML encoded by the coding sequence ATGTCGGCAATGAGTGATCCTGCCGAAATCGCTTCATCGGCGCGGATACGCAAGATCATCCATATCGACATGGACGCCTTCTACGCCTCAGTCGAGCAGCGCGACAATCCCGAGCTTCGTGGCAAGCCAGTCGCCGTTGGCGGTTCGGCGGCGCGTGGGGTTGTTGCGGCAGCAAGCTATGAGGCACGCACGTTTGGTGTCCATTCGGCAATGCCATCGGTGACGGCAAAGCGGAAATGCCCTGATCTCATCTTCGTCACGCCGCGCTTCGACGTCTACAGGGCCGTGTCTGCGCAGATCAGGGAAATCTTCGCTGAATACACTCCCATGATCGAGCCGCTGTCGCTCGACGAGGCTTATCTCGACGTCACGGAAAACCTCAAGGGAATGGAGATCGCAACCGAGATTGCTTTGGAAATCCGCGCCAAGATCAAGGCCGTGACCGGGCTCAATGCATCCGCCGGAATCTCATACAACAAGTTCCTCGCCAAGACGGCGAGCGATCTCAACAAGCCCAACGGACAGGCGGTCATCACGCCGAAGAACGGCGCGGCATTTGTGGCTCAACTCCCAGTGAAGAAGTTCCACGGGGTCGGACCGGCGACCGCCGAGAAGATGCACCGTCTCGGCATCGAAACGGGAGCCGATCTCCGGGAGAAGGACATTGAGTTCCTGGTCCAGCACTTCGGAAAGTCGGGGCCTTACTTCTACGGCATCGCCCGCGGGATAGAGGACCGCCAGGTCAAACCGAACAGGGTGCGAAAGTCGATCGGAGCGGAAGACACGTTCGCGCAGGACCTTTACGACTACGCGCCCGCGCTGGAAGGACTCAATCCTTTGATTGCCAAGGTCTGGCGCTATTGCGAAGCGAACAACATCAGAGGCAAGACCGTCACCCTCAAGGTGAAGTATGCCGACTTCACGCAGATCACGCGTGCGAAAAGTACGGCCCAAGGATTCCGGTCGCCTGAGGCGATCGAGGAAACGATCTCTAACCTTTTGGAAGCGGTGTTTCCGACCCGGAAGGGCGTTCGCCTGCTTGGCGTGACGCTGTCCTCGCTAGAACGCCAGACGGATGGGAGCACGACACAGCTCGCGCTGATGCTCTAG
- a CDS encoding MocE family 2Fe-2S type ferredoxin, translated as MADSWIEVCAKDAIDEEDVIRFDYGGKTYAIYRSPEDTFHATDGLCTHEKIHLADGLVMDDTIECPKHNGRFDYKTGEAVGAPVCINLKTYPVKVEGEAVFIKVA; from the coding sequence ATGGCAGATAGCTGGATTGAAGTTTGCGCCAAGGATGCAATCGATGAGGAGGACGTGATCCGGTTTGACTACGGTGGAAAGACATATGCGATCTACAGGAGTCCGGAAGACACTTTCCACGCGACGGACGGCCTCTGCACCCACGAGAAGATCCATCTCGCCGATGGTCTCGTCATGGACGACACCATCGAGTGTCCCAAGCACAACGGGCGCTTCGACTACAAGACGGGCGAAGCCGTTGGAGCTCCGGTCTGCATTAATCTGAAAACCTATCCAGTGAAGGTCGAAGGCGAGGCCGTCTTCATCAAGGTCGCCTGA
- a CDS encoding NAD(P)/FAD-dependent oxidoreductase produces the protein MNAGIVIIGAGECGARAAFVLREYGYEEPITLIGSEAHPPYERPPLSKSQGASAPVVVAPRDKYASERIDLRTSCTVTRIDPDLQLVHFAEGDPIKYDKLLLTTGATPRMLRGISPASKRILPMRTFEHALGIKCLLGPTRRTIIVGGGFIGLEVGAMARAAGTEVVILETQSRVLTRGVPQTIADTLVERHRQEGVRFECGIQIEAVRETDDAVEVELADGRTLTADSLVVGIGVVPNTQLAEAAGLVIDNGIAVNELLETSAANIYAAGDCCSFPSAIYDGRRVRLESWRNTQDQGIHAAKMLLGKPDTLASVPWMWSDQYDLTLQVAGLADGSERSVVRNYEDGSRIIFHLGADGRLLAASGIGVGNSIARDMKLSEMLIAARAEPDPDHLSDPSFKLKSILPR, from the coding sequence ATGAACGCCGGGATTGTGATCATTGGCGCTGGCGAGTGTGGCGCGCGTGCCGCGTTCGTGCTGCGCGAATATGGATACGAGGAGCCGATAACTCTCATTGGCTCGGAAGCGCACCCGCCCTACGAGCGGCCGCCACTTTCCAAGTCTCAGGGTGCAAGCGCGCCCGTCGTCGTAGCGCCCCGGGACAAATACGCTTCCGAGCGGATTGACCTTCGGACTTCATGCACGGTGACCCGCATCGATCCCGATCTCCAGCTAGTACATTTCGCTGAAGGCGACCCGATCAAGTATGACAAGCTTCTTCTGACGACGGGCGCGACGCCGAGGATGCTTCGAGGCATATCTCCGGCGAGCAAGCGCATCCTTCCAATGAGGACATTCGAGCACGCGCTTGGCATCAAGTGCCTTCTAGGCCCGACCCGCAGGACAATCATTGTCGGCGGCGGCTTCATTGGCCTCGAAGTGGGAGCCATGGCGCGGGCCGCAGGAACCGAAGTGGTCATCCTCGAGACGCAGTCCAGGGTATTGACCAGAGGAGTGCCCCAAACCATTGCCGACACGTTGGTGGAACGACATCGCCAGGAAGGTGTCCGATTTGAATGCGGGATTCAGATTGAGGCCGTTCGCGAGACCGACGACGCCGTCGAAGTCGAGCTGGCGGATGGCAGAACGCTGACTGCGGACTCTCTGGTGGTCGGCATAGGCGTCGTTCCCAACACGCAGCTTGCCGAGGCCGCTGGTCTGGTGATCGACAATGGCATCGCGGTGAACGAACTCCTGGAGACCTCGGCCGCCAATATTTACGCAGCGGGCGACTGCTGCTCGTTTCCTTCGGCAATCTACGACGGACGTCGTGTACGATTGGAAAGCTGGCGAAACACGCAGGACCAGGGGATCCATGCCGCGAAGATGCTTCTCGGCAAACCGGATACCTTGGCCTCGGTTCCTTGGATGTGGTCCGATCAGTACGATCTGACGCTTCAGGTCGCAGGACTTGCAGACGGCTCCGAGCGCAGCGTCGTGCGGAACTATGAAGACGGTTCCCGGATCATCTTTCACCTTGGCGCCGATGGTCGCCTACTTGCCGCCAGCGGTATCGGAGTTGGGAACAGTATCGCAAGAGACATGAAACTCTCGGAAATGCTCATTGCCGCCCGCGCGGAGCCGGATCCAGACCACCTCTCGGATCCCAGCTTCAAACTCAAATCTATCCTGCCGCGATAA
- the iolG gene encoding inositol 2-dehydrogenase, with the protein MTVRFGLLGAGRIGKVHARAVTSNPNARLVAVADAFPQAADAIATAYGCEVRTIEAIETAKDIDAVVICTPTDTHADLIERFARAGKAIFCEKPVDLDVDRVEACIKVVNETKAKLMVGFNRRFDPHFVAVRKVIDEGKIGDVEMVTITSRDPGAPPIDYIKRSGGIFRDMTIHDFDMARFLLGEDPVSVLATAAVLVDSAIGEAGDFDSVSVLLQTKSGKQAMISNSRRATYGYDQRIEVHGSKGMVSAENQRPVSIEVANGDGYTRPPLHDFFMTRYTEAYANEIASFIDAIEKGAKISPSGHDGLAALALADAAVESVRSGRRVSV; encoded by the coding sequence ATGACTGTAAGATTTGGTCTTCTCGGCGCCGGCCGCATCGGCAAGGTGCACGCTAGGGCCGTCACCAGCAATCCGAACGCAAGGCTGGTCGCCGTTGCCGACGCGTTTCCGCAGGCAGCGGATGCCATTGCCACCGCATATGGCTGCGAGGTCCGCACGATCGAAGCAATTGAAACCGCCAAGGACATCGACGCCGTCGTCATCTGCACGCCGACCGATACCCATGCGGATCTGATCGAACGTTTCGCCCGCGCCGGAAAGGCGATCTTTTGCGAGAAGCCCGTCGATCTCGACGTCGACCGCGTCGAGGCCTGTATCAAGGTAGTGAACGAGACCAAGGCAAAGCTGATGGTTGGCTTCAACCGCCGCTTCGACCCGCACTTCGTCGCAGTTCGCAAGGTAATCGACGAGGGCAAGATCGGCGACGTCGAAATGGTGACAATCACGTCACGCGATCCCGGCGCACCGCCCATCGACTACATCAAGCGCTCCGGCGGCATCTTCCGCGACATGACGATCCATGATTTCGACATGGCCCGCTTCCTGCTCGGCGAAGATCCGGTTTCTGTGCTGGCGACCGCCGCCGTCCTGGTCGACAGCGCGATCGGCGAAGCTGGCGACTTCGACAGCGTTTCGGTTTTGCTGCAGACCAAATCCGGCAAGCAGGCAATGATCTCGAACTCCCGCCGCGCGACCTACGGATACGACCAGCGCATCGAAGTTCATGGATCGAAGGGAATGGTGTCGGCCGAGAACCAGCGCCCGGTTTCGATCGAAGTCGCCAACGGCGACGGCTATACTCGCCCGCCCCTGCATGACTTCTTCATGACCCGCTACACCGAGGCCTATGCTAACGAGATCGCGAGCTTCATCGACGCCATCGAGAAGGGCGCCAAGATCTCTCCGTCCGGCCACGACGGGCTTGCGGCCCTTGCACTGGCAGACGCTGCCGTCGAGAGCGTGCGCAGCGGCCGACGGGTCAGTGTCTGA